Proteins from a single region of Diorhabda sublineata isolate icDioSubl1.1 chromosome 2, icDioSubl1.1, whole genome shotgun sequence:
- the LOC130452789 gene encoding uncharacterized protein LOC130452789, translating into MKELFAAIPAADSPRNVSSQEFQDMLTSWFEKKGILCELRTSLRYKMINVIKNTSIGRDIVQKSHPSTISLSKQAISLIVAEFLMKNNCDYSLSLFNTEAGLSRTFSDNIANEENKLTLQFDKENILNILELIGIHKTSNICKEILDVYYMNNERNSFLSALISVLSKCVFENVNQKQMSDVDLSNEIDFVRKLRTILCKLNVPQNNITFAIERIKGLHLSEIKNIEDHYSKIIFKSKNNLVLKEKQVNDMKKKKDLLEIKMIELIKNNNELKVKIKQVTKEKKAKEEQLITLKHTKENKNLSEQCLDKGIKTECRLEHCGTSCKENCKLIIDLQGENEELIRKNKKNLEEMNVWKTKYQNLLLEFTSFQQKISSLNLNGNSEIPSSLLPSDLLDKDLKFSNKQFESSDSSTDEIVRDARKRLKLLEEENQELADRHRNIHNKNKCKLL; encoded by the exons atgaaagagTTATTTGCAGCAATTCCTGCTGCTGATTCCCCAAGAAATGTATCCTCACAAGAATTTCAGGATATGTTAACGtcatggtttgagaaaaaaggCATTCTTTGCGAGTTAAGAACCAGTCTGAGATATAAAATGATAAACGTGATTAAAAATACTTCAATAGGTCGagatattgtacaaaaatcgCACCCAAGTACAATCAGTTTATCTAAACAAGCAATAAGTTTAATTGTAGCcgaatttctaatgaaaaataacTGTGATTATTCTCTTTCTCTATTTAATACAGAAGCTGGACTTTCGCGAACATTTTCAGATAATATAGCAAATGAAGAGAATAAATTGACTCTACAATTTGAcaaggaaaatatattgaatattttggaattaatCGGCATTCACAAAACTTCCAATATATGTAAAGAAATTCTTGATGTCTACTATATGAATAATGAGAGAAATTCATTTCTTTCAGCACTTATTTCAGTGTTAAGTAAATGTGTGTTTGAGAATGTGAATCAAAAACAAATGAGTGATGTTG ATTTGTCCAATGAAATAGATTTTGTTAGAAAACTCAGaacaattttatgtaaattgaatGTACCACAGAATAATATAACATTTGCAATAGAAAGAATCAAAGGTCTCCAtttaagtgaaataaaaaacattgaagatcattatagtaaaataattttcaaatcgaaGAACAATCTTGTTTTAAAAGAAAAGCAAGTTAATgatatgaagaaaaagaaagatttGCTGGAAATTAAAATGATAgaacttattaaaaataataatgagcttaaagttaaaataaaacaagtgacaaaagaaaaaaaggcTAAAGAAGAGCAGCTTATTACATTGAAACatactaaagaaaataaaaatttatctgaACAATGTCTAGATAAAGGTATAAAAACAGAATGTAGATTGGAACATTGTGGAACAAGCTGTAAAGAAAActgtaaattaataatagaTCTTCAAGGCGAAAATGAGGAActcattagaaaaaataaaaaaaatttagaggAAATGAATGTATGGAAAACAAAGTACCAAAATCTTCTATTAGAATTTACATCATTCCAGCAAAAAATCAGCTCATtgaatttaaatggaaattctGAAATTCCTTCCTCATTGTTACCTTCAGATTTACTAGATAaggatttgaaattttcaa ATAAGCAGTTTGAATCATCAGACAGTTCAACTGACGAAATTGTTCGAGATGCTCGTAAGAGGTTAAAATTGCTGGAAGAAGAGAACCAAGAACTCGCAGATCGACatagaaatattcataataaaaacaaatgcaaattattataa
- the LOC130452790 gene encoding mitochondrial 2-oxodicarboxylate carrier: protein MGKLKETLKEGAIQIGSGGSAGFVEVCIMHPLDLVKTRLQIQSKSTDRNDSRYYRGIIDCFGKMYKHEGLLSFWKGILPPILAETPKRAVKFFTFEQYKQFFMFGSLTPTPLTFSLAGLGAGATEAVFVNPFEVVKVSLQANKLKTKEAPSTWTVTRTIINENGFGLKGLNKGLTATIARNSIFNMFYFGFYHSVKGLLPEYENPYREFFKKIGLGFISGSVASCLNIPFDVAKSRIQGPQPVIGEVKYRTTINSIVIVYREEGFAALYKGLLPKVLRLGPGGAIMLVVYDYMHEYLTKILK, encoded by the exons ATGGGAAAATTGAAAGAAACTTTAAAAGAAGGAGCAATTCAAATTGGCTCTGGAGGCTCAGcag GTTTTGTTGAGGTGTGTATTATGCATCCTCTTGATTTAGTAAAAACAAGACTACAAATACAGTCAAAATCAACGGATAGAAATGATTCAAGATATTACAGAGGCATTATTGATTGCTTTggaaaaatgtataaacatGAAGGTTTGTTATCTTTTTGGAAAGGTATATTACCTCCTATTTTAGCGGAAACTCCTAAAAGAGCTGTAAAA tttttcacTTTTGAACAATACaaacagttttttatgtttGGATCCTTAACTCCTACTCCATTG ACTTTCTCACTAGCTGGTCTTGGAGCAGGTGCAACTGAAGCAGTGTTTGTAAATCCTTTTGAAGTGGTGAAAGTCTCCCTACAAgctaataaattaaaaactaaagaaGCACCGAGTACTTGGACTGTTACAAGAactattattaatgaaaatggttTTGGATTGAAAGGGCTCAATAAGGGACTTACTGCTACTATTGccagaaattcaattttcaatatgttCTACTTTGGATTTTATCACTCAGTGAAAGGTTTACTTCCCGAATATGAA aatcCCTATCGAGAATTCTTCAAGAAGATTGGGCTAGGTTTTATTTCTGGTAGTGTGGCTTCATGTCTGAATATCCCCTTTGATGTAGCCAAATCTAGAATTCAAGGACCTCAACCGGTTATTGGCGAAGTTAAATACAGGACAACTATAAATTCAATTGTTATAGTTTATCGAGAAGAAGG gtTTGCAGCATTATATAAAGGCCTCCTGCCAAAAGTATTACGTTTGGGACCTGGGGGGGCTATTATGTTGGTAGTATATGATTACATGCATGAATACctgacaaaaattttgaaataa